A region from the Variovorax sp. RKNM96 genome encodes:
- a CDS encoding collagen-like protein, giving the protein MKYAMPSLALLALLALGACTGPMGPQGNTGNTGSTGYTGATGARGNTGNTGNTGATGDTGSTGNTGATGETGNQGNTGNTGNTGATGARGNTGSTGGGGGTVVVVPPAR; this is encoded by the coding sequence ATGAAATACGCAATGCCTTCACTGGCTCTCCTCGCCCTGCTCGCCCTGGGTGCCTGCACCGGCCCCATGGGCCCCCAAGGCAACACGGGCAATACAGGAAGCACCGGCTACACGGGCGCCACCGGCGCTCGCGGCAATACCGGCAACACCGGCAATACAGGTGCCACGGGTGATACCGGCAGCACCGGTAATACAGGCGCCACCGGTGAAACCGGCAACCAGGGCAACACGGGTAACACCGGCAATACCGGCGCGACGGGCGCCCGGGGCAACACCGGCAGCACGGGTGGCGGTGGTGGAACGGTTGTCGTCGTTCCTCCCGCCCGCTGA
- a CDS encoding suppressor of fused domain protein: MSSMEEVWAYREETLYPQLFGEKRSGIYVLDFDVFSSLGAEDIDPAWLHLGVFEFEPTPARNSWLYVTSGGSTPWGTEPDEYDPEEYSWLGSELVIEVHSQPEDQWAIKLLRRLLAFNVLLAHGRFGEDKPLLDYGDRIPMGDVIREKGAVGLRNIVLAEPKHYPATAQLASGKFDFLHVVGITDSEKDWAKAHSSEALVRLLEVHGGFPVTDPGRKAVA; the protein is encoded by the coding sequence ATGAGTTCCATGGAAGAAGTCTGGGCGTACCGCGAGGAGACGCTTTACCCGCAACTGTTCGGCGAGAAGCGAAGCGGCATCTACGTGCTGGACTTCGACGTCTTCTCGTCGCTCGGCGCCGAGGACATCGACCCGGCCTGGCTGCACCTGGGCGTGTTCGAGTTCGAGCCGACGCCCGCGCGCAACTCATGGCTCTACGTCACCTCGGGAGGATCGACCCCTTGGGGGACCGAGCCCGACGAATACGACCCCGAAGAATATTCATGGCTCGGCTCCGAGCTGGTCATCGAGGTGCATTCGCAGCCCGAGGACCAATGGGCCATCAAGCTCCTGCGCCGGCTGCTGGCCTTCAACGTGCTGCTCGCACACGGACGTTTCGGCGAAGACAAGCCGCTGCTCGACTACGGTGACCGGATCCCGATGGGCGACGTGATCCGCGAGAAGGGCGCCGTGGGCCTGCGCAACATCGTGCTGGCCGAGCCGAAGCACTACCCCGCCACGGCGCAACTTGCCTCGGGCAAGTTCGACTTCCTGCACGTGGTCGGCATCACCGATTCCGAGAAAGACTGGGCCAAGGCGCACAGCTCCGAAGCGCTGGTGCGCCTGCTCGAAGTGCACGGCGGTTTTCCCGTGACGGACCCGGGGCGCAAGGCCGTCGCCTGA
- a CDS encoding excinuclease ABC subunit UvrA, with protein sequence MSKAPKKDTPKNTPHAADHHDMIRVQGARVNNLKDISVELPKRRLTVFTGVSGSGKSSLVFGTIAAESQRLINETYSAFVQGFMPTLARPEVDVLDGLTTAIIVDQERMGGDPRSTVGTATDANAMLRILFSRLGKPHIGSPGAFAFNVPSVKATGAIIVERGASKTVKQTFNRTGGMCPRCEGRGAVTDFDLTAFYDDSKSLNEGALTIPGFSMEGWYGRIFNGCGFFDPDKPIRKFTKKELDALLRMEPTKIKVDGINLTYQGLIPQVQKSFLAKDLDAMQPHIRAFVERAVTFSTCPECNGTRLSEGARSSKIKKINIADACAMQISDLAEWVRGLDEPSVAPLLEKLAHTLDSFVEIGLGYLSLDRPSGTLSGGEAQRTKMIRHLGSSLTDVTYVFDEPTIGLHPHDIQRMNGLLLRLRDKGNTVLVVEHKPEAIAIADHVVDLGPGAGSAGGTICFEGTVDELRASTTLTGRHLDDRATLKKKVRTPIGKLPIRGAKAHNLRNVSVDVPLGVLVVVTGVAGSGKSSLVHGSIPAGAGVVSVDQGSIRGSRRSNPATYTGLLDPIRNAFAKANGVKPALFSANSEGACPACNGAGVIYTDLAMMAGVATVCEECEGKRFHASVLEHKLGKRDISEVLAMSVTEATEFFGAGDARTPAAHAILARLADVGLGYLSLGQPLTTLSGGERQRLKLATHMAEKGGVYVLDEPTAGLHLADVEQLLGLLDRLVDAGKSVIVVEHHQAVMAHADWIIDLGPGAGHDGGKIVFEGTPAELVKARATLTGKHLAAYVSG encoded by the coding sequence ATGAGCAAAGCTCCGAAGAAGGACACGCCGAAGAACACCCCCCACGCCGCCGACCACCACGACATGATCCGCGTGCAAGGCGCGCGCGTGAACAACCTCAAGGACATCAGCGTCGAGCTTCCCAAGCGCCGGCTCACGGTGTTCACCGGCGTCTCCGGCTCGGGCAAGAGCTCCCTGGTCTTCGGCACCATCGCCGCGGAATCGCAGCGGCTCATCAACGAGACCTACAGCGCCTTCGTGCAGGGCTTCATGCCCACCCTTGCGCGACCCGAGGTCGATGTGCTCGACGGCCTCACGACCGCGATCATCGTGGACCAGGAGCGCATGGGCGGCGATCCGCGCTCCACCGTCGGCACCGCGACCGATGCCAACGCGATGCTGCGCATTCTCTTCAGTCGCCTCGGCAAGCCGCACATCGGCTCGCCCGGCGCCTTCGCCTTCAACGTGCCCTCGGTGAAGGCGACCGGCGCCATCATCGTGGAGCGCGGCGCGAGCAAGACGGTGAAGCAGACCTTCAACCGCACCGGCGGCATGTGCCCGCGCTGCGAGGGCCGGGGCGCCGTGACGGACTTCGACCTCACCGCGTTCTACGACGACAGCAAGTCGCTCAACGAAGGCGCGCTCACCATTCCGGGCTTCAGCATGGAGGGATGGTACGGCCGCATCTTCAACGGCTGCGGCTTCTTCGACCCCGACAAGCCGATCCGCAAGTTCACGAAGAAGGAGCTCGACGCCCTGCTGCGCATGGAGCCGACCAAGATCAAGGTCGACGGCATCAACCTCACCTACCAGGGCCTGATTCCGCAGGTACAGAAGTCCTTTCTCGCGAAGGACCTCGATGCGATGCAGCCGCACATCCGCGCCTTCGTGGAACGCGCGGTCACCTTCAGCACCTGCCCCGAATGCAACGGCACGCGGCTGAGCGAAGGCGCACGCTCATCGAAGATCAAGAAGATCAACATCGCCGATGCCTGCGCGATGCAGATCAGCGACCTCGCCGAATGGGTGCGGGGCCTGGACGAACCCTCGGTCGCGCCGCTGCTCGAGAAGCTCGCGCACACGCTCGACTCGTTCGTGGAAATCGGCCTCGGGTACCTGAGCCTCGACCGCCCCTCGGGCACGCTCTCGGGCGGCGAGGCGCAGCGCACGAAGATGATCCGGCACCTGGGCTCCTCGCTCACCGACGTGACCTACGTCTTCGACGAGCCCACCATCGGCCTGCACCCGCACGACATCCAGCGCATGAACGGCCTCTTGCTGCGGCTGCGCGACAAGGGCAACACCGTGCTCGTGGTGGAGCACAAGCCCGAGGCCATCGCCATCGCGGACCACGTCGTGGACCTCGGGCCCGGCGCGGGCTCGGCAGGCGGCACCATCTGCTTCGAGGGCACGGTCGACGAACTGCGCGCCAGCACCACCCTCACCGGCCGGCACCTGGACGACCGCGCCACGCTCAAGAAGAAGGTGCGCACGCCCATCGGCAAGCTGCCGATCCGCGGCGCGAAAGCGCACAACCTGCGCAACGTGAGCGTCGACGTGCCGCTCGGCGTGCTCGTCGTCGTGACCGGTGTGGCGGGTTCGGGCAAAAGCTCGCTCGTGCACGGCTCCATTCCTGCCGGTGCGGGCGTGGTGTCGGTCGACCAGGGTTCGATCCGCGGCTCGCGGCGCAGCAACCCTGCGACCTACACCGGGCTGCTCGATCCGATCCGCAACGCATTCGCCAAGGCCAACGGCGTGAAGCCTGCGCTCTTCAGCGCCAACTCCGAAGGCGCGTGCCCTGCGTGCAACGGCGCGGGCGTCATCTACACGGACCTCGCGATGATGGCCGGCGTGGCCACGGTCTGTGAAGAGTGCGAAGGCAAGCGCTTCCACGCCTCGGTGCTGGAACACAAGCTCGGCAAGCGCGACATCAGCGAAGTGCTCGCCATGTCCGTCACCGAGGCCACCGAGTTCTTCGGCGCAGGCGATGCACGCACCCCGGCCGCGCACGCCATCCTCGCGCGGCTCGCCGATGTCGGCCTCGGCTACCTCAGCCTTGGGCAGCCGCTCACCACGCTCTCGGGCGGCGAGCGGCAGCGGCTCAAGCTGGCCACGCACATGGCCGAGAAAGGCGGCGTCTACGTGCTCGACGAGCCGACCGCCGGCTTGCACCTGGCCGATGTCGAGCAACTGCTCGGCCTGCTCGACCGGCTGGTCGATGCGGGCAAGTCGGTCATCGTGGTGGAGCACCACCAGGCGGTGATGGCGCATGCGGACTGGATCATCGACCTCGGGCCCGGCGCGGGCCACGACGGCGGAAAGATCGTGTTCGAAGGCACGCCGGCCGAGCTCGTCAAGGCGCGCGCCACGCTCACAGGCAAGCACCTCGCGGCATACGTCAGCGGTTGA
- a CDS encoding DUF1488 family protein, producing the protein MADAPFIHDASGTVRFSVTVEDRTVNASIGREVLRYHYRTAEDANPLDTFGQHVEEMDAAVRRRIAQGSMEPVMLRENDLRA; encoded by the coding sequence ATGGCCGACGCGCCCTTCATTCATGACGCTTCGGGGACGGTTCGCTTCTCGGTGACGGTCGAGGACCGCACCGTGAACGCGAGCATCGGCCGGGAGGTGCTGCGCTACCACTACCGCACCGCCGAAGACGCCAACCCCCTGGACACCTTCGGCCAGCATGTCGAAGAGATGGATGCCGCCGTGCGGCGCCGGATCGCACAGGGCTCGATGGAGCCCGTGATGCTGCGCGAGAACGACCTGCGCGCGTAA